A portion of the Rhinopithecus roxellana isolate Shanxi Qingling chromosome 21, ASM756505v1, whole genome shotgun sequence genome contains these proteins:
- the LOC104682231 gene encoding LOW QUALITY PROTEIN: heterogeneous nuclear ribonucleoprotein H-like (The sequence of the model RefSeq protein was modified relative to this genomic sequence to represent the inferred CDS: inserted 2 bases in 1 codon) translates to MMLGTQGGEGFVVKVRGLPWSCSADEVQRFFSDCKIQNGAQGVHFIYTREGRPSGEAFVELETEDEVKLTLKKDRETMGHRYVEVFKSNNVEMDWVLKHTGPNSPDTANDGFVRLRGLPFGCSKEEIVQFFSGLEIVPNGITLLVDLQGRSTGEAFVQFASQEIAEKALKKHKERIGHGYIEIFKSSRAEVRTHYDPPRKLMTMQRPGPXDRPGAGRGCNSIGRGAGFERMRRGAYGGGYGGCDNYNGYNDGYGFGSDRFGRDLHYCFSGMSDHRYGDGGSTFQSTTGHCVHMRGLPYRATENDIYNFFSPLNPVRVHTEIGPDGRVTGEADVEFTTHEDAVAAMSKDKANMQHRYVELFLNATAGASSGAYGSQMMGGMGLSNQSSYGGPASQQLSGGYGGGYGGLSSMSGYDQVLQENSSDFQSNIA, encoded by the exons ATGATGTTGGGCACCCAAGGTGGAGAGGGATTCGTGGTGAAGGTCCGGGGCTTGCCCTGGTCTTGCTCGGCCGATGAAGTGCAGAGGTTTTTTTCTGACTGCAAAATTCAAAATGGGGCTCAAGGTGTTCATTTCATCTACACCAGAGAAGGCAGACCAAGTGGCGAGGCTTTTGTTGAACTTGAAACAGAAGATGAAGTCAAATTGACCctgaaaaaagacagagaaactaTGGGACACAGATATGTTGAAGTATTCAAGTCAAACAACGTTGAAATGGATTGGGTGTTGAAGCATACTGGTCCAAATAGTCCTGACACGGCCAATGATGGCTTTGTACGGCTTAGAGGACTTCCCTTTGGATGTAGCAAGGAAGAAATTGTTCAGTTCTTCTCAGGGTTGGAAATCGTGCCAAATGGGATAACATTGCTGGTGGACTTACAGGGGAGGAGTACAGGGGAGGCCTTCGTGCAGTTTGCTTCACAGGAAATAGCTGAAAAGGCTCTAAAGAAACACAAGGAAAGAATAGGGCACGGGTATATTGAGATCTTTAAGAGCAGTAGAGCTGAAGTTAGAACTCATTATGATCCACCACGAAAGCTTATGACCATGCAGCGGCCAGGTCC TGACAGACCTGGGGCTGGCAGAGGGTGTAACAGCATTGGCAGAGGAGCTGGCTTTGAGAGGATGAGGCGCGGTGCTTATGGTGGAGGCTATGGAGGCTGTGACAATTACAATGGCTATAATGATGGCTATGGATTTGGGTCAGATAGATTTGGAAGAGACCTCCATTACTGTTTTTCAGGAATGTCTGATCACAGATACGGGGATGGTGGCTCTACTTTCCAGAGCACAACAGGACACTGTGTACACATGCGTGGATTACCTTACAGAGCTACtgaaaatgatatttataattttttttcaccaCTCAATCCTGTGAGAGTACACACTGAAATTGGTCCTGATGGCAGAGTAACTGGTGAAGCAGATGTCGAGTTTACAACTCATGAAGATGCCGTGGCAGCTATGTCAAAAGACAAAGCAAATATGCAACACAGATATGTAGAACTCTTCTTGAATGCTACAGCAGGAGCAAGCAGTGGTGCTTATGGTAGCCAAATGATGGGAGGCATGGGCTTGTCAAACCAGTCCAGTTACGGTGGCCCAGCCAGCCAGCAGCTGAGTGGTGGTTATGGAGGCGGCTATGGTGGCCTGAGCAGCATGAGTGGATATGACCAAGTTTTACAGGAAAACTCCAGTGATTTTCAATCAAACATTGCATAG